The Comamonas sp. GB3 AK4-5 genome includes a region encoding these proteins:
- a CDS encoding dihydroorotase, with protein MKILIQNGRVIDPARGFDQVCDVALAAGRVLAVGQAPAGFEADRVIDATGQWVVPGLVDLAVRLREPGYEHEGMLASEMAASVAGGVTSLVCPPDTDPVLDEQGLVEMLKLRAEKLHQSRLFPMGALTLGLKGEVLTEMAELTESGCVAFGQADVPLPNIQTLQRAMAYANTFGYAVWLRPQDKDLGKGVAASGALATRMGLAGVPVAAETIALHTIFELIRGSQTRVHLCRLSSAAGVALVRQAKAEGLNVTADVSINSLHLTENDIGYFDSSARLVPPLRQQRDRDALSAALADGTIDALVSDHCPVDADAKVLPFAESEPGATGVELLLSLAVKWSQDQGVPLLRALEVVTAAPAHVLGGALGTLQASLGQLVEGGVADLCVVNPQAAWTVGAGELLSQGKSTPFASYELPARVQLTVVGGYIAFERS; from the coding sequence ATGAAAATCTTGATTCAAAACGGCCGCGTCATCGACCCGGCCCGTGGGTTTGACCAGGTGTGTGATGTGGCGCTGGCTGCCGGCCGGGTGTTGGCCGTGGGCCAGGCGCCGGCGGGTTTCGAGGCCGATCGTGTGATCGATGCCACGGGCCAGTGGGTGGTGCCCGGTCTGGTGGACCTGGCCGTGCGTCTGCGCGAGCCGGGTTATGAGCATGAAGGCATGTTGGCTTCCGAAATGGCGGCCAGCGTGGCTGGCGGCGTGACCAGCCTGGTCTGCCCGCCCGACACCGATCCCGTGCTGGATGAGCAAGGCCTGGTGGAAATGCTCAAGCTGCGAGCCGAGAAGCTGCACCAGTCACGCCTGTTCCCCATGGGCGCGCTGACGCTGGGCCTCAAGGGCGAGGTGCTGACCGAGATGGCCGAGCTGACCGAGTCCGGCTGCGTGGCCTTTGGCCAGGCCGATGTGCCGCTGCCCAACATCCAGACGCTGCAACGCGCCATGGCCTATGCCAATACCTTTGGCTATGCCGTGTGGCTGCGCCCGCAGGACAAGGACCTGGGCAAGGGCGTGGCGGCCAGCGGTGCGCTGGCCACGCGCATGGGCCTGGCCGGTGTGCCGGTGGCGGCCGAGACCATTGCCTTGCACACCATCTTCGAGCTGATTCGCGGCTCGCAGACCCGCGTCCACCTATGCCGCCTTTCCAGCGCCGCCGGCGTGGCCCTGGTGCGCCAGGCCAAGGCCGAGGGCCTGAACGTGACGGCCGATGTGTCCATCAACAGCCTGCACCTGACCGAAAACGACATCGGCTATTTCGACAGCAGCGCCCGCCTGGTGCCGCCGCTGCGCCAGCAGCGCGACCGCGACGCGCTGTCGGCCGCGCTGGCCGACGGCACCATCGACGCCCTGGTGTCCGATCACTGCCCGGTGGATGCCGATGCCAAGGTCCTGCCCTTTGCCGAGTCCGAACCCGGTGCCACCGGTGTGGAGTTGCTGCTGTCCCTGGCCGTCAAATGGTCGCAGGACCAGGGCGTGCCGCTGCTGCGGGCCCTGGAAGTCGTCACTGCTGCCCCGGCCCATGTGTTGGGCGGAGCCCTGGGCACGCTGCAGGCCAGCCTGGGCCAGTTGGTGGAAGGCGGTGTGGCCGATCTGTGCGTGGTCAACCCTCAGGCCGCCTGGACGGTGGGTGCGGGCGAGCTGCTCAGCCAAGGCAAGAGCACCCCCTTTGCCAGCTACGAGCTGCCGGCCCGTGTGCAGCTCACCGTGGTGGGCGGCTATATCGCCTTTGAACGCAGCTAA
- a CDS encoding N-acetyltransferase family protein gives MSCSAPPALRLAASDDAQALRAILWATYETTWKPEVTAAKHAQICEQDKPAAYVQSRGELFWLAECDGVVAAMVDWEDDFVHALHVLPGFQGRGLGQALLVHAEAAMRAAGHAKARLETDTFNQAAIGFYERHGYQCEATYPDEEWESGLTTVLMTKAL, from the coding sequence ATGTCTTGTTCTGCACCCCCCGCGCTGCGCCTGGCCGCGTCCGACGATGCCCAGGCCTTGCGAGCCATTTTGTGGGCCACCTACGAAACCACCTGGAAGCCCGAAGTCACGGCCGCCAAGCATGCGCAGATCTGCGAGCAGGACAAGCCCGCAGCCTATGTGCAGTCGCGCGGGGAGCTGTTCTGGCTGGCCGAGTGCGACGGCGTGGTGGCCGCCATGGTGGACTGGGAGGATGACTTCGTACACGCCCTGCATGTGCTGCCCGGCTTCCAGGGGCGTGGCCTGGGGCAGGCTCTGCTGGTTCATGCCGAGGCCGCCATGCGTGCGGCCGGCCATGCCAAGGCCAGGCTGGAAACCGACACCTTCAACCAGGCCGCCATTGGCTTTTATGAGCGCCATGGCTACCAGTGCGAAGCCACCTACCCCGATGAGGAATGGGAAAGCGGGCTGACCACGGTGCTGATGACCAAGGCCTTGTAA
- a CDS encoding dihydrolipoyl dehydrogenase, whose protein sequence is MGVNVQVDVAVIGAGTAGMNAYSQLRRAGASSVIIDQGPLGTTCARVGCMPSKAVLLAGKRWSTLRGLLPAADREHALEALPAGSTSPQQLWEQALATRDELVGGNVRQLHSLAGDALLMGQARFTGPQTLQLDNGSTVEAKAFVLATGSEAVRPQALQDALGDRLITTDELFYLPELPRSMAIVGLGPIGLEMGVALTRLGSQVVGSNRSPKLGQMDDPEVNAAAMAHFGALFPMVFGEPVQAGRRSAGGVDFQAGSLQAQVDWVLAAAGRAPRVGALALEQAGAQWDDKGRLRWDAATQQLTGIPLFLAGDVSGDRPLMHEAAVGGTMAAQHALRHLGLMGTDQALRQRAAPLSIVFSDPDLAWVGQRFAQLPPDAVVATTQGSGNGRSKIMQAPEHMLRLYADASSRKLLGASIFCAGGEHLAHQLAWAVQRGETVESLLDLPYYHPTVEEMIDNALKALRREFQKRNPSTKE, encoded by the coding sequence ATGGGAGTGAATGTGCAAGTGGATGTGGCCGTCATCGGCGCAGGGACCGCGGGCATGAATGCCTACAGCCAGCTGCGCAGGGCCGGGGCCAGCAGCGTCATCATCGACCAGGGCCCGTTGGGTACCACCTGCGCCCGCGTGGGCTGCATGCCCTCCAAGGCCGTGCTGTTGGCCGGCAAGCGCTGGAGTACCTTGCGTGGTCTGCTGCCTGCTGCCGACCGGGAGCACGCGCTGGAGGCACTGCCTGCCGGCAGCACCAGCCCGCAGCAGCTGTGGGAGCAGGCCCTGGCCACGCGCGATGAACTGGTGGGTGGCAATGTGCGCCAACTGCACAGCCTGGCGGGCGACGCCCTGCTGATGGGCCAGGCCCGCTTCACCGGCCCGCAAACCCTGCAACTGGACAATGGCAGCACCGTAGAGGCCAAGGCCTTTGTGCTGGCCACCGGCTCCGAAGCCGTGCGCCCCCAGGCATTGCAAGACGCCCTGGGCGACCGCCTCATCACCACCGATGAGCTGTTCTACCTGCCCGAGCTGCCGCGCAGCATGGCCATTGTGGGTCTGGGGCCGATTGGCCTGGAAATGGGCGTGGCCCTGACTCGCCTGGGCAGCCAGGTGGTGGGCAGCAACCGCTCGCCCAAGTTGGGGCAGATGGATGACCCCGAGGTGAATGCCGCCGCCATGGCGCATTTTGGTGCCCTGTTTCCCATGGTGTTTGGTGAGCCGGTGCAGGCTGGCCGCCGCAGTGCAGGGGGCGTGGATTTTCAGGCCGGCAGCCTGCAGGCCCAGGTGGACTGGGTGCTGGCCGCTGCAGGCCGTGCCCCGCGTGTGGGTGCGCTGGCGTTGGAGCAGGCCGGTGCACAGTGGGACGACAAGGGCAGACTGCGCTGGGATGCAGCCACCCAGCAGCTGACAGGCATTCCCCTGTTCCTGGCGGGCGATGTTTCGGGCGACCGGCCCTTGATGCACGAAGCCGCCGTGGGCGGCACCATGGCTGCCCAGCATGCGCTGCGGCATCTGGGCCTGATGGGCACAGACCAAGCCCTGCGCCAACGCGCTGCGCCGCTGTCCATCGTCTTTAGCGATCCCGATCTGGCTTGGGTGGGCCAGCGCTTTGCGCAGCTGCCGCCCGATGCCGTGGTGGCCACCACCCAGGGCAGCGGCAATGGGCGTTCCAAGATCATGCAGGCGCCTGAGCATATGCTGCGCCTGTATGCCGACGCCAGCAGCCGCAAGCTCCTGGGCGCCAGCATCTTCTGCGCCGGCGGCGAGCATCTGGCCCACCAACTGGCCTGGGCCGTGCAGCGTGGCGAAACCGTGGAGAGTCTGCTGGACCTGCCTTACTACCATCCCACGGTGGAAGAGATGATTGACAACGCGCTCAAGGCGCTGCGCCGGGAATTCCAAAAGCGCAACCCCAGTACAAAGGAATGA
- a CDS encoding DUF423 domain-containing protein yields the protein MNGRVWMVLAGLLGAVGVGMGAYASHGLGFIADAALREAMRATLQQAVQQQLFHALALLGVGVLAQRAEAATSRWLALSGLLFAVGVLLFSGLIYLRILGGVDSLRALVPWGGTSLILGWLALAVAGCKMPRSH from the coding sequence ATGAATGGACGGGTATGGATGGTGCTGGCAGGCCTGCTGGGTGCCGTGGGTGTGGGCATGGGGGCTTATGCCTCGCATGGCCTGGGTTTTATCGCCGACGCTGCGCTGCGCGAGGCCATGCGCGCCACGCTGCAGCAGGCGGTGCAGCAGCAGCTGTTCCACGCGCTGGCGCTGTTGGGCGTGGGTGTGCTGGCGCAGCGGGCCGAGGCGGCCACGAGCCGCTGGCTGGCCCTGTCCGGCCTGCTGTTCGCCGTGGGCGTATTGCTGTTCAGCGGCCTGATCTATCTGCGCATTCTGGGCGGGGTGGACAGCCTGCGCGCCTTGGTGCCCTGGGGCGGCACCAGCCTGATTCTGGGCTGGCTGGCGCTGGCCGTGGCAGGGTGCAAGATGCCGCGCTCGCATTGA
- the arsC gene encoding arsenate reductase (glutaredoxin) (This arsenate reductase requires both glutathione and glutaredoxin to convert arsenate to arsenite, after which the efflux transporter formed by ArsA and ArsB can extrude the arsenite from the cell, providing resistance.), whose translation MSDITIFHNARCSNSRGALALLQERGIEPNIVDYIATPLTAPELAELVEHLGVPVRDLLRSKEAIYKELGLDQPGISDAQIIQAVAAHPVLLNRPIVVTPKGAALCRPPEKVLELL comes from the coding sequence ATGAGCGACATCACCATTTTTCACAACGCCCGCTGCAGCAACTCGCGCGGCGCGCTGGCCCTGCTGCAGGAGCGCGGCATAGAGCCCAATATCGTCGACTACATCGCCACCCCGCTGACCGCCCCTGAACTGGCCGAGCTGGTGGAGCATCTGGGTGTGCCGGTGCGTGATCTGCTGCGCAGCAAGGAAGCCATTTACAAGGAGCTGGGTCTGGACCAGCCCGGGATCAGCGATGCCCAGATCATCCAGGCCGTGGCTGCCCACCCGGTGCTGTTGAACCGCCCCATCGTGGTCACGCCCAAGGGTGCGGCCCTGTGCCGGCCGCCGGAGAAGGTGCTGGAGCTGCTGTAA
- a CDS encoding fimbrial protein, whose translation MPASITVPRDAVDGTRLTPWTSTPAATNYYSCPVTNAGVGPAYKSLLTPVVGMTVNGSTGVPYQVWNTTVPGIGVAIGARSYILTQKSACSGWYAWVSLHADASWGYQACTSNNGSDVMNLGFQMEFAYVKTGAVTPGTTAGGAASETAWVGRFQTGTYAVQSSFHKFISLTPTIINIAACETPNVTVNMGKQQLSKFTGIGYSTPVVSFDVSINACPAGSLTKIQYQFIPVNAVIDANNGLLALSSTATATGIALQLKDSSDAPLKFNTQYTLTGYNSAAGGSYKVPLKAAYRQTAATVTPGSANAALTFTMTYQ comes from the coding sequence ATGCCGGCCTCCATCACCGTGCCACGTGATGCAGTGGACGGCACCCGACTGACGCCGTGGACCTCCACGCCGGCGGCCACCAACTACTACAGCTGCCCGGTCACCAATGCTGGGGTCGGCCCAGCCTACAAGTCCCTACTCACCCCCGTCGTGGGCATGACTGTCAACGGCTCTACCGGAGTGCCCTACCAAGTCTGGAATACCACCGTGCCCGGCATTGGGGTGGCGATAGGCGCACGCTCCTATATCCTCACGCAAAAAAGTGCCTGCAGCGGCTGGTATGCCTGGGTCTCTTTGCACGCAGACGCAAGCTGGGGATACCAAGCGTGCACCTCCAACAATGGAAGCGATGTCATGAACCTCGGCTTCCAGATGGAGTTTGCCTATGTCAAAACCGGCGCCGTGACCCCGGGCACCACCGCAGGCGGCGCAGCCTCAGAAACTGCCTGGGTCGGTCGGTTTCAGACGGGAACCTATGCCGTGCAGTCTAGCTTTCACAAGTTCATCTCGCTCACGCCCACCATCATCAACATCGCTGCTTGCGAAACGCCGAATGTGACCGTCAACATGGGCAAGCAACAGCTGTCGAAATTCACGGGAATCGGCTACTCCACGCCCGTGGTGAGCTTTGATGTCAGCATCAACGCCTGTCCCGCCGGTAGTCTCACCAAAATCCAGTACCAATTCATACCGGTGAATGCGGTGATTGATGCCAACAATGGCTTGCTTGCACTCTCCAGCACCGCCACTGCCACAGGCATTGCCCTGCAGCTCAAAGACAGCAGTGATGCCCCGCTCAAGTTCAACACCCAGTACACCTTGACGGGCTACAACAGCGCGGCCGGTGGTTCCTACAAAGTACCGCTGAAAGCGGCTTACCGCCAGACCGCCGCCACGGTCACGCCGGGCAGCGCCAATGCAGCGCTGACCTTCACCATGACGTACCAGTAG
- a CDS encoding fimbria/pilus outer membrane usher protein, translating to MSASRSLGAWSLLALYSLTPIGMAAEASTGTTQLAQVEFNEQFLQQPSGFRIDASRFQQGNLATPGEYSSDLFVNNAWLGRRTITLRQVDANPNNVHPCFDQHLLLHIGVDLSKLSPEAMQLLTDKTHVCLPLDALIPNASATFDNGEQRLDTSLPQAITRRSARGYVDPQFWSDGVPATLLQYNTNIYRSEGVGRSNTQVFVGVTAGLNLGPWRLRHSGNFSHSSYNGSGYQGSQTSLQRSLASIRSRLVLGDAFTDGSMFDSVGFRGVQLASDERMFPESQRGYAPTIRGMAYSNALVQVRQSGNIIYTANVAPGPFEINDLYPTGYGGDLDVSVTEADGRIQSFKVPFATVVNALRPDVTQYSLSAGQYRNAYFTSNAGLVQGGIKHGFSNLFTGYGGLTFARHYASALVGAAFNTTFGALGLDITHAFASLPGQERHNGHSIKLSYSKLIAPTATNVTLAAYRYSSKGFMSLQDALLQQSSKNLDYPSYMGHSGIRRGQFQAVLNQSLQAGWGSFYLTGSAVDYWDRSSRDIQFQAGYNNSYRSISYGISAGRQFDAMRNRWDNRIMLNVSVPLSLGERHLYASTNLQRSSNGETQIQQSVSGSLGVDNTLGYGVNASRASNDSNDSMPTTNTVGANLSYLSPYAALTANASKGAGYTQYGAGISGSAVVYGGGVVLTPSVGETVGIVEAKGASGARVTAGSGLRVDRFGHALVSGLTPFASNEVELDPKGLPLSVELKSTTQRVAPTAGAVVPLKFEVDGGGRAVLLRASLADGQPVPFGAQVLDAQAHNVGTVAQTGRIVLRGVRSDAATLHILWGEAATERCVLQYTLPKENPPGTQPWTQMEAICRN from the coding sequence TTGTCCGCTTCCAGAAGCCTTGGTGCCTGGAGCCTGCTCGCCCTGTACTCACTCACCCCCATAGGCATGGCCGCAGAAGCGTCGACCGGGACGACGCAGTTGGCACAGGTCGAATTCAACGAACAGTTTCTCCAGCAACCCAGCGGATTCCGCATCGATGCCAGCCGCTTTCAGCAAGGCAATCTGGCCACACCTGGCGAATACAGCAGCGATTTGTTTGTCAACAATGCCTGGCTGGGCCGACGCACCATCACGCTGCGCCAGGTCGATGCCAACCCGAACAACGTCCATCCTTGTTTCGACCAGCATTTGCTGCTGCATATCGGTGTCGATCTGAGCAAGCTCTCCCCCGAGGCCATGCAACTGCTGACAGACAAGACCCATGTCTGCCTGCCCCTGGACGCTCTCATTCCCAATGCCAGCGCCACATTCGACAATGGCGAGCAGCGGCTCGACACCAGCCTGCCACAGGCCATCACCAGACGCTCGGCCCGAGGCTATGTCGATCCCCAGTTCTGGAGTGATGGAGTGCCCGCTACCTTGCTGCAGTACAACACCAATATCTACCGCAGCGAGGGCGTGGGCCGCTCCAACACACAGGTCTTTGTGGGTGTGACCGCAGGCCTGAACCTGGGCCCCTGGCGTCTGCGCCACAGCGGTAACTTCAGCCACTCCTCCTATAACGGTTCTGGCTACCAGGGTTCACAAACCTCGCTGCAGCGCTCCCTGGCCAGCATACGGTCGCGTCTGGTGCTTGGTGACGCCTTCACCGATGGCAGCATGTTCGACAGCGTGGGCTTTCGCGGCGTGCAGCTCGCCAGCGACGAGCGCATGTTTCCCGAGTCGCAACGCGGCTATGCCCCCACGATTCGCGGCATGGCCTACAGCAACGCCCTGGTGCAGGTCCGCCAGAGCGGCAACATCATCTACACCGCCAACGTGGCCCCCGGCCCGTTCGAGATCAACGACCTCTACCCCACGGGCTATGGCGGTGACCTGGATGTCAGCGTGACCGAGGCCGACGGCCGCATCCAGAGCTTCAAGGTCCCATTCGCCACGGTCGTGAATGCACTGCGTCCCGACGTCACGCAATACAGCCTTTCTGCCGGCCAGTATCGCAACGCCTATTTCACCAGCAACGCCGGCTTGGTCCAGGGGGGCATCAAGCATGGCTTCAGCAATCTGTTCACCGGCTATGGGGGGCTGACGTTTGCCAGGCACTACGCCTCTGCCCTGGTTGGCGCCGCTTTCAACACCACGTTCGGGGCCCTGGGCCTGGACATCACCCACGCCTTCGCCAGCCTGCCCGGGCAAGAGCGGCACAACGGCCACAGCATCAAACTCTCCTATAGCAAGCTCATTGCCCCAACCGCGACCAACGTCACCCTGGCGGCCTACCGCTATTCCAGCAAGGGCTTTATGAGCCTGCAAGACGCTCTTTTGCAGCAGAGCAGCAAGAACCTGGACTACCCCTCCTACATGGGACACAGCGGCATTCGCCGTGGCCAGTTCCAGGCCGTGCTCAACCAAAGCCTGCAAGCCGGCTGGGGCTCGTTCTACCTCACAGGCTCTGCGGTGGACTACTGGGATCGCAGCAGCCGAGACATCCAGTTCCAGGCCGGCTACAACAACAGCTACCGCTCCATAAGCTATGGCATCTCGGCGGGGCGCCAGTTCGATGCCATGCGCAACCGCTGGGACAACCGGATCATGCTCAATGTCTCGGTTCCCTTGAGCTTGGGCGAGCGCCACCTTTACGCCTCCACCAATCTGCAGCGCAGCTCCAACGGAGAGACCCAGATCCAGCAGTCTGTGTCGGGCTCTCTGGGCGTGGACAACACCCTGGGTTATGGCGTCAACGCCAGCCGCGCCAGCAATGACAGCAATGACAGCATGCCCACCACCAACACAGTGGGCGCCAATCTGTCCTATCTGTCGCCCTATGCCGCCCTGACGGCGAATGCCTCCAAGGGCGCCGGTTACACGCAATATGGCGCCGGCATCTCTGGCAGCGCGGTGGTCTATGGCGGCGGCGTGGTGCTCACGCCTTCCGTGGGCGAGACGGTAGGCATTGTGGAAGCCAAAGGCGCCAGCGGCGCACGCGTGACCGCCGGCAGCGGTTTGCGTGTGGACCGCTTCGGCCATGCACTGGTCTCGGGCCTCACACCCTTTGCCAGCAACGAGGTAGAGCTTGACCCCAAGGGACTGCCCCTGAGCGTGGAACTCAAGTCCACCACGCAGCGTGTGGCCCCAACGGCCGGCGCCGTGGTCCCGCTCAAGTTCGAGGTGGATGGCGGAGGCCGCGCCGTGCTGCTGCGCGCCAGCCTGGCCGATGGCCAGCCCGTGCCCTTTGGCGCCCAGGTGCTGGATGCCCAGGCCCACAACGTTGGCACCGTGGCGCAAACCGGCCGCATTGTGCTGCGCGGGGTACGCAGCGATGCGGCCACGCTGCACATCCTGTGGGGAGAGGCCGCGACAGAGCGCTGTGTGCTGCAGTACACCTTGCCCAAAGAAAACCCGCCAGGCACGCAGCCGTGGACCCAGATGGAGGCAATATGCCGCAATTGA
- a CDS encoding fimbria/pilus periplasmic chaperone, translating to MNIGKTIRHVITAAGLAWLGGMPTLSQASVVIGATRVIYAAKEPEVTLRLTNPGPAPALVQAWVDSGDTSSAPSNVHVPFIVTPPMSRIDPSKAQTLRIVYTGEPLPTDRESVFWLNVLDIPPKPSAEEADSNKIQLAFRTRIKLFFRPIGLKGKPEEAPAQLSWQLIHKDGKLAIQTHNPTPFHVSLTEVHVHSDGQVASFDEGDMVGPGKTRVFPLKGQAADTPGASVRHRALNDYGGPIEGETLLRPHAKNPPP from the coding sequence ATGAACATCGGAAAAACCATCAGACATGTGATCACTGCGGCAGGCCTGGCATGGCTGGGCGGCATGCCGACGCTCTCGCAGGCCTCCGTGGTGATAGGCGCCACACGCGTGATCTATGCGGCCAAGGAGCCCGAGGTCACGCTCAGGCTGACCAACCCGGGGCCAGCCCCCGCCCTGGTCCAGGCCTGGGTGGATTCGGGCGACACCAGCAGTGCGCCCTCGAATGTCCATGTCCCCTTCATCGTCACGCCGCCCATGTCGCGCATAGACCCGAGCAAGGCCCAGACCCTGCGCATCGTCTACACGGGCGAGCCTCTGCCCACGGACCGCGAATCGGTGTTCTGGCTCAATGTGCTGGACATCCCGCCCAAGCCCAGCGCCGAGGAGGCCGATTCCAACAAGATTCAGCTGGCGTTTCGCACGCGCATCAAGCTGTTCTTTCGCCCCATAGGGCTTAAAGGCAAGCCCGAGGAAGCACCCGCCCAGCTTTCTTGGCAGCTCATTCACAAGGACGGCAAGCTCGCCATCCAGACCCACAACCCCACGCCTTTTCATGTCTCACTGACCGAAGTCCATGTGCACTCCGACGGCCAGGTTGCCAGCTTCGATGAGGGCGACATGGTCGGCCCCGGTAAGACCCGGGTGTTCCCGCTCAAGGGCCAGGCCGCCGACACCCCCGGAGCCAGCGTGCGCCACCGCGCGCTGAACGACTACGGCGGCCCCATAGAGGGCGAGACCTTGCTGCGCCCCCACGCCAAGAACCCGCCGCCATAA
- a CDS encoding fimbrial protein, giving the protein MKSKILTALVLCGVTTLASAFDGTITFTGEVTSNTCTISGNGGSNNFTVTLPRVSATALNTAPEHVAGRTAFNIALTACNPTGGNVRTYFEPGPTVNLGTGRLTTAVTNVEIGLLNADFSNIKIGAADGSTPGTTQNSQTVPISGTGTATLPYFAEYNALAGAAGTGPVNTSVRYTLIYP; this is encoded by the coding sequence ATGAAATCCAAAATCCTTACCGCCTTGGTCCTCTGTGGAGTCACCACCCTCGCCTCTGCATTTGACGGCACCATCACCTTTACGGGCGAAGTCACCAGCAACACCTGCACCATCAGCGGCAATGGTGGCAGCAACAACTTCACCGTGACTCTGCCAAGGGTATCGGCCACGGCGCTGAATACAGCCCCTGAGCATGTGGCGGGCCGCACCGCATTCAACATAGCACTGACGGCCTGCAACCCCACCGGCGGTAATGTCCGCACCTATTTCGAACCGGGCCCCACGGTCAATCTCGGCACGGGCCGGCTGACCACCGCCGTGACCAATGTGGAAATCGGCCTGCTCAACGCCGACTTCAGCAACATCAAGATTGGCGCCGCCGACGGCTCCACTCCGGGCACCACCCAAAACTCCCAGACCGTCCCTATCAGCGGTACAGGCACGGCAACGCTGCCCTACTTTGCCGAATACAACGCCCTCGCCGGTGCAGCCGGTACCGGCCCGGTCAACACCAGCGTGCGCTACACGCTGATTTACCCATAA